cttaatatcctaatgatttttggcatacaaattgctacaaatagacctgtgctactttagactagttttgtggtccagggtcacatataatcttgCAGCACTACTTTATTTCACTTCAGAATTCTATATTTGACAAGCTGTAGATAAAATTAAAAAGGAAACTTACTGTTATTTTCTGGTCTTTATCAATTCAGTCAGATTTTGTGCTGCAACACCTCCATGGCAGCTGTAGTCCATGCTGGCAAATAATAATGGCCTTTCGACCCGAATTATATTAAAACTTATATTAAAACCCGTGAGTCTACGATTTGCATAGTAAAGCGATTACCGACAGTCAATTTGAGTGGGAATTAATATAAACACAGATATTGGATACCATTCGTGTCTAAAAAGATCAGATCTGTGCATTAAGACTTTAGTCTCTTCCTGCAGCTCTTCTGTCCTCTGTTGCTGTTCTGTAGTTATTtctatttttcacattttaattcTCATACATCCCCTTCTCTCTGTGACTCATCTGAGTATCAGCTTCTCTTCCTCTGTCTTGTCATTTGTGAACTTCCCCTCAATGACATTAAACAGGCAACGTAGAGTAGAGTATGCAGAGAAGAATGATTTGCCTTATGATCAGAGCAGTATAATGCGAAACAATTACACTCGCTTTTTCAAGCCCACCCGCTTACTCACAGGCTTGTGATGTGTATCTGTTTCTGTCATATCTTGTCTGAAAAACGTCCCCAGCTATGTTTTCCAGAGTTGTTTTCAGCAACTCGCGGATTTCAGCATGCTGAGAGACCGAGATGAAAAGATAGAGGTGGAGAATGTGCATCTGGGGGTTTTGATTTGTAACTCTGATCTTTGCTGGTGTTTTGCCCTTGAATCTTGAATGAACCTCTGGCTGTGCCGCCCATGAGAGAAGTCCTAGAATCACTGCAGTTGCTGCTCTGTTGACTCACTTTAATGCTTGACTTAAGTTGTTTAGTAATGTGAGATGATTTAATGGAATTTAATACAGGAGGAGCCAAAGAAGGTGTGCTTCAATTACGACCTCTTTCTTAACCTGGAGGGAAACCCACCTGTCAATCACCTGCGCTGTGAGAAACTAACCTTCAATAACCCCACTCGTGACTTCCGTCGCAAGCTGGTCAAAGCTGGAGGGGTGAGTGCTGCATTAATGTTTGGTTAATTATTTCTGATTTGAAGTAGTTGTTTGTTGCACATTTTTAGTGAATGTGCTCTTATGTTTCATTCATTCTGTATATAACAGATCATGGTGGTCCCAGAGGGGACAGAGGTGGTCCCGAGACCCAGCCCAGATTACCCCATGCTTCCAACCATCCCACTTTCTGCCTTTTCTGACCCTAAGAAGACCAAGAACTCACAAGGATCAAAGgtctgaaaaataatttttaaaatatgacATGACATGCTGAATGATGTGCTGTTGTCTTTCTTTTTTGTACTTCGAAATCAAAATATCTGAGATCAcatggtagttttttttttttcattagcaCTTTACCGTAAGGtgttatttgttaacattagttaatgtattaactaacatgaacaaacaataagcAATAcaattattacactatttattcatctttgttaaggttagttaataaaaatagtcGTTCATAGTTTCTTCACGTTAGTACACAGTGCATTAActgatgttaacaaacacaacttgtgattttaataatacatcagtaaatgctgaaattaaaagaactaaaatgaataatgctgtagaagtattgttcattcttagttcatggtAACTAATGTTGTTTACTAATGaaccgtattgtaaagtgttacctttttttctattaaaccttggtaaaacaatgttttaggaatttagttttttaaatctGAGGGAAAAAACAAAGTTATGATTTAAAACGAaagatataatttatatttatatataaatatattatatatttttttgttttttgaaagaaaaataacacttatttagcaaggatgcattaattaGATCAACGAtgagagacatttataatgttaaaaaaattcaaatgctTTTCCTTTGAACTTTTTGAACCTTTTAAACATCAGTGAATCCTAAAAAGTGtgtacatttaaacaaaatattgaacatattttttttacattaataaggatacaaaatatttattgagcaccaaatcagcatattaaaatattttctgaaggatcttgtgacactgaggactagagtaatgatgctgaaaattcaggaaaaaatactttttaaaatttattaaaattaatgctGTTAATTGAttacaaaaaataacaaattaattgtacattttttcagaaattaattttgattaatcaaacctaacattaaagtttttaaatatacttttatattgcaataatttcacattcaatctccAAATAATGTAGaaacagtatatttttaatatttgtttgtttttgtttgttttttttaactgaagGTGAGTATCTCTGATACTAATAATActggtacattttttttattcaatttgattttactttgttttatttaaatttgattcgaaaaaacagcatttgtttaaaatagaaatattttgtaacaattgtaaatgtattttatcacATATGATCACTATAATGCACCCTTGCTGAGCAagtgtaaatttattttaaaaaaatgaaaccacactgtttataaaattaaaattgtttcatttaaaAGAACAATGTGTTTGAAACagcaatattttgtaacaattgtAAATTACATCCTTGCCAAATGTTTAACCATTgacattcaacattacagtataattgagagctatcaattttaacatttattagacctaaaaaaataacaacttctaatttaagtgaacttaaaacaatcttcagataaacccattatttacctgtgccctttAGCAAGCAGGAAATATAgagaaataatatttaaagttatcaaacactaaatactaaattaaatataggtgattccttaaagctacaaaagttattgatttcctctttattttcttttgttctttcagacatcacagcagctggatTATTAGCtcatttggctgctattactttataAGCTGCCGCTGCTGAACGTTAAGCAGATCTGACACGCATGTTCATAGTTTAATTTGTACTTTAATATGAAGTTATACAGGCTGCAGCGCACACCGTTTTTATTGACATACAGCCAGACAATTTCTCATTTAATCGCAGTTCACCATGTTTTACTGAATCTCCCTCGTCTTCTGTACCTTTCCTGCACTTGTTTGACTAGGGCCTGGCACTGATGTGAAGTTAAAGTGTGCGTCTGAAAACTCTCCCGTTTGAAGTGCCATAAAGACGTTCTGCGACTAAATAAACACACACTTCTTGTCAGAAAAAGAGAcaagcagcagttgtgagtggggtGGCCAACACTAGCCCTGCCCCTGTGTTAAATATTTTCAATGCCGTTAAACTGGTAAAAGTTAATCGCCTACGTTCAATTCCTCAATCATCACACAAATAATGTTATCCTGAAAATAGAATCTGTAATAAATAATTGATATCTGATAATATACTTTTGTGAGATATTAAGAGATCAACAGCTTCCTCTGTTCTCCCCCTTTGTTTATTTCTAAGCGGCAGATTAGATCGTTTGGGTAAGAATTAAGAGTCCATTATGTAGGACATGTGTCAAATCTCAATTAAATGACCTTCGCTTTATCATATCTGAGCATTGGTGCTTTGTCTGGGTCACTCTGCGGCTTCTTTCATTAGTGCAGTAAAGAGGGTCAGCCGCTCGCCGCTGATTTACTGTGATCAGCCAGAGCTGGACGTCTTCCAGCATCCCCATTATCCTTAACAGTCCTAATCTCAGCACAGCCTCATTAATACAGCACATGACCTTTGTGTGAAGGTCAACGATGGGTTATATGATTGCAGTTAAGACATGCTTTAATGGTCTTttgtgattattttattattaaaggtGTCAAACTCTATGCTTTATCCTAATAGGGGATACTGTTGTGTGGTTGTATTTAAAGGATAAccgttgccaaaatgcaacctgggctgttttttttactgtaaacgagacaaactaatatctaaaagcataattacgacaaacgagccgtttttgagattgaccgtgatttagttttgtggtcagtggccggtgaatgggagtactaggggcatacatctgagcgcatcaaaatcgatatttttacaacactaagaaggctcgacacaccatgaaactttgctcgaagtatcgcctgggtctctacacatgagctccagcattgagaacattgtttgtgtacacagagtttactaaaagaaaggttttgaacaactcacttacactgtttgggtttccgctcacggccgtcttgccagtcaagaggtgttgatctccgaaagcgaatgaatggactccataggacgaaatatttgGCTTATATGAGGTTTTTTTTACAACTataagtttaatattgtttttcacttgcgacaaaaaacaacgaattagccgtgcatttatatggaaatatgctttaggagctatccatcctcgcactcggagatcgacacctcttgactggcaagacggccgtgagcggaaactcaaacagtgaaagtgagttgttcaaaacctttctttttagtaaactgtgtgtacacaatgttctcaatgctcgagttcatgtgtagagacccaggcgatacttcgagcaaagtttcatggtgtgtcgagccttctagtgttgtaaaaatatcgattttgatgcgctcagatgtatgcccctagtactcccattcaccggccactgaccacaaaacgaaatcacggtcaatctcaaaaacggctcgtttgtcgtaattatgcttttagatagaagtttgtctcgtttactgtaaaaaacaaacaaaaaacagcccaggttgcattttggcaacagttatcctttaagagtgTGGTAAATGGTGACAGATGATAACAATATGGTACTTAAAGATTATTAAATTCAAAATGACATTTTTCACAGCTTTTTTGTAGGTGTATGCTACTAGTAAAACAGTAGTATTGtcaaataatattgcaatttaaaataactttaatatctgtatatataaatataaatattttgtagcaattgtaaatgtcttttctgtcacatttgatcattttaatgcatccttgctgaagtgttaatttcttaattaagataatttaatttttttatttagtcaaaattattttattttattttttaagaaacagcatttgtttaaaatataattattttaacacTTTAATCCTTCCTTGAGTAAAAAAGCGTTGATTTCcttagaaaaaaattaataaacccatatttttaatttaattttatttttaaaaagaacagcatttgtttaaaatagaaatattttgtaacaagaaatatttctgtcacaattgatcactttaatgcatccttgctgagtaaaatgttgatttcttttaaaaatattaatgaacccacatttttgaattttattattttattcaaaagatcagcatttgtttgaaatagaaaagacatttacaactgttacaaaatatttctgtcacATTTTATCCCTTTAcggcatccttgctgaataaaagtgttaatttctttaaaaaaaacctgtgtttttaaatattttattttaaagaacagCGTTTGTTTGAAATGgaaatactttaaaaataaatatttctgtcaCATTTTACcacttaatgcatccttgctgaataaaagtgttaatttcttaaaaaacaaacatttttcaattaaattaaattaaatttaaaagaacagaattagtttgaaatggaaatattttgtatGTAAAATGTCTTTTCTATTTCAAACTAATTCTgttcttttaaattaaattaaatttattttaaaaagtttgttttttaagaaattaacacttttattcagcaaggatacattaaagTGGTAAAATGTGACAGAAATATTtcttgttacaaaatatttccatttcaaacaaacactgttctttaaaataaaattaaattaaataaaaaaaattaagaaattattcagcaaggatgcattaaagtgatCAAATGTTACAAATGTGACATTCacaattgttacaaaatatttccgtCACATTTGATCACTTTAATGCATTAAAGTTGCTGAgtgtttatttcattaaaaaatataatgaacccacatttttgaatgaaatgttatttttgattatttttatttgattattttatttattaaattatatgctATATAATGATGGTGCTGAATGATTGGAAATGCAGTACTTGGTACAGTTCAGAACTATCTGTAATTTGCTGCAATCATTTCTTGGATAACTGACAAATTCTTGTTTAACTTGGTGActagaaattatatttttaattgtcaACACTGTTTCTTTTCTGAAGGAGCCTAGTAAAGAAGGTAGCAAAGTGTCCAAATCCCACAAAATGGCCAAGGAGCATCGAGAGCGGCCACGAAAAGACTCTGAGAGCAAGGCCACATCCAAAGGAGACGCTGAACGGGACGGCAGCAGCAAAAGTAGCCGCGACCCTTcctcatcttcatcttcatcctcCAAGAAAACAGAGATCAAAGTAAAAGACGAGAACAAAGTCCTGCCCAAAGCTGCTTTCAAGGAGCCCAAACTCACGCCGAAGGAGTCCAAAATGGAAGGCATGTCTCCTAAAGGAGGGGGGGCGGGGTCAGCGGGCGGCGGAGGGGGAGGTGGAACGGTCGATGGAAAGGCACCCAGCAAACGACCTTCCAATGCAGAGTCACCCAAACCTAGTGTCAAGAAGCCAAAGAAGGGGGGTTCAGAGGGGTCAAAAGGCTCCAGCAGTGGGGGGTTCACCGGCACCTCCCCCCGAACCGCGTCTTCCTCTACTGCCTCCTCGGGATATGCGGATAAGAAGGCCTCTAAAGAGAAGGGCCGCTGGGCCAAGAGCAAGTCAGAGACCCAGGAGGTCAAGGAGTCCAAGAAGCCTCCAGAATCAGATGACTCCAATTCAGATGATGACGCCTCGTCTAAGTCTGAGGTTAGAATCAAGTGATTTTCATTTCGCTTGCATTTTAGAGCAAgataacacatttatttatttaaaacatgtttttaaataaaaatgttaaactaaattttttttttccttaaataacaatcaatcaatcaatcaatcaattaacttattttaaataaataaataatgaaagaaattatataatataaaataagtgAGGGTTGGCAAACTTTTTAAAGAgtcttaaatttaatttaaaaattaaatttatttatttatttttttaagtgattAATTTATATAAAGTAAGCTTTTAACAAAGTgttaaatttaatgtaatttttttacagtattaaaaaataaatttaaggaCTTGCATTTAATttgtacatttaattttttattcattaattttaaataagtgAGGGGTTTTCAAAGTGTTAAATGAGAATTTTTTAcagtttaattatttaatttatttgttatccttattttttatttatctgtttagaAGAGGTGAGGGTTGGCCAACTCTTCAAAGacttgtt
Above is a genomic segment from Garra rufa chromosome 15, GarRuf1.0, whole genome shotgun sequence containing:
- the mllt1a gene encoding protein ENL isoform X1, yielding MENQCTVQVKLELGHRAQLRKKATSEGFTHDWMVFVRGPENSDIQHFVDKVVFRLHESFPKPKRVCKEPPYKVEESGYAGFLMPIEVYFKNKEEPKKVCFNYDLFLNLEGNPPVNHLRCEKLTFNNPTRDFRRKLVKAGGIMVVPEGTEVVPRPSPDYPMLPTIPLSAFSDPKKTKNSQGSKEPSKEGSKVSKSHKMAKEHRERPRKDSESKATSKGDAERDGSSKSSRDPSSSSSSSSKKTEIKVKDENKVLPKAAFKEPKLTPKESKMEGMSPKGGGAGSAGGGGGGGTVDGKAPSKRPSNAESPKPSVKKPKKGGSEGSKGSSSGGFTGTSPRTASSSTASSGYADKKASKEKGRWAKSKSETQEVKESKKPPESDDSNSDDDASSKSEQSAPSSQSNSSSSSESSSDSDFEPQQKQGQGPLRSMVEDLQSEESDDDDSSSDEETPVKNNLPSRDSRLSLDSESDCSDGPQRPSRDPPPQPQKHSTTNNKVSGRKSPDPCLRQEKVLKKGYDKVGRAYTEELVDLHRRLMALRERNVLQQIVNLIEETGHFNVTNTTFDFDLFSLDESTVRKLQSYLEATAT
- the mllt1a gene encoding protein ENL isoform X2, whose product is MENQCTVQVKLELGHRAQLRKKATSEGFTHDWMVFVRGPENSDIQHFVDKVVFRLHESFPKPKRVCKEPPYKVEESGYAGFLMPIEVYFKNKEEPKKVCFNYDLFLNLEGNPPVNHLRCEKLTFNNPTRDFRRKLVKAGGIMVVPEGTEVVPRPSPDYPMLPTIPLSAFSDPKKTKNSQGSKEPSKEGSKVSKSHKMAKEHRERPRKDSESKATSKGDAERDGSSKSSRDPSSSSSSSSKKTEIKVKDENKVLPKAAFKEPKLTPKESKMEGMSPKGGGAGSAGGGGGGGTVDGKAPSKRPSNAESPKPSVKKPKKGGSEGSKGSSSGGFTGTSPRTASSSTASSGYADKKASKEKGRWAKSKSETQEVKESKKPPESDDSNSDDDASSKSEQSAPSSQSNSSSSSESSSDSDFEPQQKQGQGPLRSMVEDLQSEESDDDDSSSDEETPVKNNLPSRDSRLSLDSESDCSDGPQRPSRDPPPQPQKHSTTNNKVSGRKSPDPCLRQEKVLKKGYDKAYTEELVDLHRRLMALRERNVLQQIVNLIEETGHFNVTNTTFDFDLFSLDESTVRKLQSYLEATAT